The following coding sequences lie in one Pseudomonadota bacterium genomic window:
- the fliG gene encoding flagellar motor switch protein FliG, translating into MNLDTNDAKKTTGIQKTAIFLMAMGEEFTASFFKTIDQNNIKKIGKYMSKITYIPADVLNAVMKDFLTNFQSDKAIGLSGKSFLKQVADKSMGESPVKEVVKAIERENENTPFAELAYLPAENIINLFKGEHPQTISLVLSTLPQDKAAEILCMLPDENKADIAYRILHIGEVNDDVIRDLDEILKKEITEMGAGSKRKFDGVEALANILSEVNGETEESIMMHIEKEDIELAQKIRQKMFLFEDLLKIDDKSFREILKNISNDVFVRALKTASEEMKEKIFSNLSERAANMLKEDFEVLGPIRIKEVEDNQQEIIKAAKKLEAEGKIVIGGKGKDDVFV; encoded by the coding sequence ATGAATTTAGATACCAATGATGCCAAAAAAACAACCGGAATTCAAAAGACAGCAATTTTTTTGATGGCAATGGGTGAAGAATTTACCGCATCATTTTTCAAAACAATAGATCAAAATAATATTAAGAAAATAGGCAAATATATGTCCAAAATTACATATATTCCTGCCGATGTTTTGAATGCTGTCATGAAAGATTTTTTAACAAACTTTCAAAGTGACAAGGCTATTGGATTATCCGGCAAATCATTTTTAAAGCAGGTGGCGGATAAATCTATGGGAGAATCACCGGTAAAGGAGGTTGTAAAAGCAATAGAAAGGGAAAATGAGAATACCCCTTTTGCTGAGCTTGCTTATCTTCCTGCAGAAAACATAATTAATCTTTTTAAGGGTGAGCATCCGCAAACCATTTCACTTGTGCTATCCACCCTGCCCCAGGACAAGGCAGCCGAAATACTTTGCATGCTGCCAGATGAGAACAAAGCTGATATAGCATATAGAATATTGCACATTGGAGAAGTCAATGATGATGTTATCAGAGACCTTGACGAAATATTAAAAAAAGAAATTACCGAGATGGGGGCTGGTTCAAAAAGAAAATTTGACGGAGTTGAAGCTCTTGCAAACATTTTAAGTGAGGTAAACGGCGAAACCGAAGAATCTATTATGATGCATATAGAAAAAGAAGATATCGAGCTCGCCCAGAAAATACGGCAGAAGATGTTTCTGTTCGAAGACTTGTTAAAAATTGATGACAAAAGTTTCAGGGAGATTTTAAAAAATATAAGTAATGATGTATTTGTAAGGGCTCTTAAAACTGCTTCCGAAGAGATGAAAGAGAAAATATTCAGCAATTTATCGGAAAGAGCTGCCAATATGCTTAAAGAGGATTTTGAAGTGCTTGGCCCGATTCGTATTAAAGAAGTTGAAGATAATCAGCAGGAAATAATAAAGGCAGCAAAAAAGCTGGAAGCTGAAGGCAAAATCGTTATAGGCGGCAAAGGCAAAGATGATGTTTTTGTATAA
- a CDS encoding FliI/YscN family ATPase, whose translation MESLDKCRPMQHQGKIIKISGIIAEANGPGLCIGSLCDIETAPGHAIRAEVVGFKDQKLILMPFGELRGVKPGSKVTEIINRATVPVGNDYIGRVIDGFGQPLDGKGEINSDAEYPVYGNVINPLQRRIITETMDVGIRAINSMVTVGKGQRIAIMAGSGVGKSVLMGMMARNTAADVSIIALIGERGREVKEFVEKKLGKDGMKKAIVIASTSDTPALIRIRAAYYATALAEYFRDQGLDVLLVIDSITRVAMSLREVGLAAGEPPTAKGYTPSVFTQMPKILERAGNLEEKGSITGIYNVLVEGDDMSEPVADTVRSIVDGHIVLSRDISHKGHYPAIDVMASISRVMKDIVTPDHFDLARKVIKTLAIYKDAEDLINIGAYQNGSDSEIDFAKKMIGKINAFLQQKIDERTDFDSSLSQLKQLIGTK comes from the coding sequence ATGGAGTCTCTGGATAAATGCCGACCAATGCAGCATCAGGGAAAAATCATTAAGATTTCCGGTATTATTGCTGAAGCAAACGGACCAGGACTTTGTATCGGAAGTCTTTGTGATATCGAAACTGCTCCGGGTCATGCTATTCGTGCCGAGGTTGTAGGCTTCAAAGATCAAAAACTTATACTGATGCCATTTGGAGAGCTAAGAGGTGTTAAGCCGGGCAGTAAAGTTACTGAAATAATCAACCGGGCAACGGTTCCAGTAGGAAACGATTATATTGGAAGAGTAATTGATGGATTTGGGCAACCTTTAGATGGTAAAGGGGAAATAAATTCGGATGCGGAATACCCCGTGTATGGTAATGTTATCAACCCATTGCAAAGAAGAATTATAACTGAAACCATGGATGTCGGTATCAGAGCAATAAATTCTATGGTTACCGTGGGAAAAGGTCAGAGAATTGCTATTATGGCCGGATCGGGAGTAGGGAAAAGCGTGTTAATGGGTATGATGGCAAGAAATACAGCTGCAGATGTTTCAATTATTGCATTAATCGGTGAACGTGGCAGGGAAGTAAAAGAGTTTGTCGAAAAGAAGCTTGGTAAGGATGGAATGAAAAAAGCAATTGTGATTGCATCAACATCAGATACACCGGCACTTATAAGAATAAGAGCTGCCTATTATGCTACCGCACTTGCTGAGTATTTCAGGGATCAGGGATTGGATGTTCTTCTCGTTATTGATTCCATAACCAGAGTTGCCATGTCCTTAAGAGAAGTCGGGCTTGCGGCCGGTGAACCTCCAACAGCAAAAGGATATACACCAAGTGTTTTTACCCAGATGCCGAAGATTCTTGAACGCGCCGGTAATCTTGAGGAAAAGGGCAGTATAACCGGTATCTACAATGTATTAGTTGAGGGAGATGACATGAGCGAACCTGTAGCAGATACCGTTCGCTCCATTGTTGACGGACACATAGTACTTTCCAGAGATATTTCACATAAGGGGCATTATCCTGCAATAGATGTTATGGCAAGCATAAGCAGAGTGATGAAAGATATTGTGACACCAGATCACTTTGATTTGGCGAGAAAAGTAATCAAAACGCTTGCAATATATAAAGATGCGGAAGATCTGATTAACATCGGTGCATATCAAAACGGCAGTGATTCGGAGATAGATTTTGCAAAAAAAATGATCGGGAAGATAAATGCTTTTCTTCAGCAAAAAATTGATGAAAGAACAGATTTTGATAGCAGTCTTTCACAATTGAAACAGTTGATAGGAACCAAATGA